A single window of Phyllostomus discolor isolate MPI-MPIP mPhyDis1 chromosome 13, mPhyDis1.pri.v3, whole genome shotgun sequence DNA harbors:
- the LOC118498047 gene encoding protein FAM246A-like, with product MAAESGRSWAQARSTYGASTAMRRGMDRRRDLGPQPNGPVPEEARAPGRLARLRGQLRPEAEARTDAPRLLRLVERAGAAAGAGAREAGAGEQEGTRSRGSVCSVCGEPRIGATYPAGVLEVSERRLQEGLAAVRAELGAGLEALRRELRAELEALRALLPAPPQQPPARREPRAAPRGPSLLRALGTVNALAAATRPTDDSSDGPANGGANRAPARKNLKKTPVPPGASQVGGD from the coding sequence ATGGCGGCGGAGTCCGGACGCTCGTGGGCCCAGGCTCGCAGCACATACGGCGCGAGCACGGCAATGCGGCGCGGCATGGACCGCCGGCGGGACCTGGGACCTCAGCCCAATGGGCCGGTACCTGAAGAAGCCCGCGCCCCGGGCCGCCTGGCTCGCCTGCGTGGCCAGCTCCGGCCTGAGGCGGAGGCACGGACCGATGCTCCCCGCCTGCTGCGGCTGGTGGAGCGTGCGGGAGCAgcggctggggcaggggccagagaggcGGGGGCCGGGGAGCAGGAGGGTACGCGCAGCCGAGGCTCTGTGTGCTCGGTGTGCGGGGAGCCACGCATCGGGGCCACCTACCCAGCCGGTGTCCTGGAGGTGAGCGAGCGGCGGCTGCAGGAGGGCCTGGCGGCCGTGCGTGCCgagctgggtgctgggctggAAGCGCTGCGCAGGGAGCTGCGGGCAGAGCTGGAGGCCCTGCGCGCACtgctgcccgccccgccccagcagcCGCCAGCTCGCCGTGAGCCTCGCGCCGCACCCCGAGGCCCCAGCCTGCTGCGGGCGCTCGGCACGGTGAATGCCCTGGCCGCGGCCACCAGGCCCACTGACGACTCCTCGGACGGCCCCGCCAATGGCGGCGCGAACCGGGCCCCTGCCCGGAAGAACCTCAAGAAGACGCCGGTGCCCCCCGGGGCCTCACAGGTTGGCGGGGATTGA